The Prevotella sp. E9-3 genome has a window encoding:
- a CDS encoding DUF86 domain-containing protein, producing MREPVRDRDRLEHIVEAIDRILGNTGLKSRDELEADNLRYYGIVKSIEIIGEAAYKLTRSFCREHAETPWEFIAKMRHVLVHDYYQIDPDAVWKVIQEDLPLLREQVSRYLSDTDWEKWEHNAMVISESAAHKSLVQTAERMKLRGYDTEEIYKITGLGRDEIEAL from the coding sequence ATGAGAGAACCCGTTAGAGACCGCGACCGTCTGGAACATATTGTTGAGGCAATAGACCGTATTCTCGGCAATACAGGCCTCAAGTCAAGGGATGAGCTTGAAGCCGACAACCTAAGATACTATGGCATAGTGAAGAGCATTGAGATTATTGGCGAGGCAGCCTATAAACTCACGCGCTCGTTCTGCCGCGAACATGCCGAAACGCCCTGGGAGTTCATCGCCAAGATGCGCCATGTCTTGGTGCATGACTATTATCAGATAGACCCCGACGCCGTATGGAAAGTCATCCAAGAGGACTTGCCTCTACTCCGCGAGCAAGTAAGCCGTTACCTCTCCGATACCGATTGGGAAAAATGGGAACATAACGCAATGGTCATTTCCGAGTCCGCAGCCCACAAAAGCCTCGTGCAGACCGCTGAGCGAATGAAGCTGCGAGGCTACGACACCGAGGAGATTTATAAGATTACAGGATTGGGGCGCGATGAAATAGAGGCGCTATAA
- a CDS encoding virulence RhuM family protein produces MAKRREIRNSTAEFLIFQIEGKGQGVEVYYKDKTVWCTQKAMGMLFDCSTDNVGLHLKNIFASGELVKDSVTEKISATASDGKNYMTQFYNLDAIISVGYRVNSIRATQFRQWATSVLREYAIRGYVLDRKRMENGTFLDEDYFEHLLAEIREIRLSERRFYQKLTDIYATAIDYNRDAPTTRLFFKMMQNKMHYAVHGRTAAELIVERADAEQEHMGLTTWENAPDGKIVKTDVSIAKNYLKEMELADMGQLVNGVLELAERMAKRHIPMTMEDWAKQIDTILAAGGNEVLQTAGSVTAEEAKEHAETEFEKYRIVQDRLFQSDFDKYLGELPFEGE; encoded by the coding sequence ATGGCTAAACGTAGAGAAATAAGAAACAGTACAGCTGAGTTCCTCATCTTCCAGATAGAAGGAAAGGGACAAGGGGTAGAGGTTTACTATAAGGACAAGACTGTGTGGTGTACCCAGAAGGCAATGGGTATGTTGTTTGACTGTTCGACGGACAATGTGGGACTTCACCTGAAGAACATATTTGCAAGCGGAGAACTGGTGAAGGATTCAGTTACCGAGAAAATCTCGGCAACTGCCTCTGATGGGAAGAACTATATGACGCAGTTCTATAATCTTGATGCGATTATCAGCGTGGGGTATCGTGTCAATAGCATCCGGGCTACTCAATTCCGTCAATGGGCTACGAGCGTGCTGCGAGAATATGCTATTCGTGGTTATGTGCTGGATAGGAAACGTATGGAGAATGGTACGTTTTTAGATGAGGACTATTTTGAACACCTGTTAGCAGAGATACGTGAGATTCGTCTGTCTGAGCGACGGTTCTATCAGAAACTGACGGACATCTATGCGACGGCAATTGATTATAATCGTGATGCGCCAACGACAAGACTCTTCTTTAAAATGATGCAAAACAAGATGCACTATGCCGTACATGGACGCACTGCCGCAGAGTTAATTGTAGAGCGTGCTGATGCTGAACAGGAGCACATGGGGTTGACGACCTGGGAGAATGCACCAGACGGAAAGATTGTCAAGACGGATGTATCGATAGCCAAGAACTATCTAAAAGAGATGGAACTGGCAGACATGGGGCAGTTGGTGAATGGTGTACTGGAATTGGCAGAACGTATGGCTAAGCGCCACATCCCGATGACAATGGAGGACTGGGCCAAACAGATTGATACCATCTTGGCGGCTGGAGGTAATGAAGTACTGCAAACGGCAGGTTCAGTAACAGCGGAAGAGGCCAAAGAGCATGCCGAAACAGAATTTGAAAAGTACCGCATAGTACAGGATCGTTTGTTCCAGAGTGACTTTGACAAGTATTTGGGTGAGTTGCCTTTTGAAGGTGAATAA
- a CDS encoding DUF1016 N-terminal domain-containing protein, with translation MKHARWGSNAIGTISELLQQELPGLRGFSETSIKRMRIFYEAWCSMFENRPLSADDLQNSIIPVGDKGHIEIRPLTTDELPSETLDAFLNHGDFC, from the coding sequence ATGAAACATGCAAGATGGGGCAGCAATGCTATTGGTACCATCTCAGAATTGCTGCAACAGGAGCTGCCTGGGCTAAGAGGTTTTTCTGAGACCAGCATCAAACGTATGCGTATCTTCTATGAGGCATGGTGCAGTATGTTCGAGAATCGTCCATTGTCAGCGGACGATTTACAAAACAGCATCATTCCTGTAGGCGACAAAGGACATATTGAAATTCGTCCATTGACAACGGACGAATTACCTTCAGAGACATTAGATGCCTTTCTAAATCATGGGGATTTCTGCTGA
- a CDS encoding clostripain-related cysteine peptidase: MKQIMKNLMQWVLAAALICGTSVFTSCSSDDDDNSSPKSGANSELVGQWYSDVSGDTYAAWTFGKAWQQTEFNADGTGTTTIYYLNNDDAVGRERYSFTYTATDGLLTMDIAERNTKTTARYAMSDGKLLLMEGEDQTVMQKMDDAKAKDFDAWNRKENLVNVPQPARYTVFVYGNAGGTMDKIIEYGFWEKIQPLLTDHNNVRVVCFYKYGKEKSEDGKDFTGKYADPGDIVWFDLNDTTKLENIRNGGLRALGYEKEAQELKLCDPTTVSAFIQISSLVCPAEQYVFSIWGHGSGLSPMADVPGKYKAPAAAPATRGVIGDEWNEHEELDMYELSTAIRSAGLNRLNTIFFHNCLMGNMETLTELRGLSDYIVASAHLLVSEGELLTEYVRGLLEKGNTEDAIAQMFERVHPKWEQSYHGFNDEDDGSKTEYWYNGDYKLIRTAKLDAIISAAKRLADRLLALYPTQKDAIDKATKEVYRFHTLILDYLSPNQRSLLTYVNPFVDLADYAHWLAKETGDTEMAAISADLDKAFSEAFVHYADVNTNEQHLDHYTLSICLTNNNFYTADAAELPLVDYFVPNHLCNFDQGYEQTTFHKLTGWGNWLRTNQQLLWGNPTSDGGGPLK, encoded by the coding sequence ATGAAACAGATAATGAAGAATTTAATGCAATGGGTGCTGGCCGCCGCCCTCATCTGCGGCACAAGCGTATTCACCTCGTGTTCGTCGGACGACGACGACAATTCTTCTCCTAAATCAGGAGCGAACAGCGAACTTGTTGGTCAATGGTATTCCGACGTGTCGGGGGATACTTACGCCGCCTGGACATTCGGTAAGGCATGGCAGCAGACGGAGTTCAATGCCGACGGCACAGGAACCACCACCATCTATTACCTTAACAACGATGACGCCGTGGGCCGTGAGCGCTATTCGTTCACCTATACCGCCACGGACGGACTGCTGACGATGGACATCGCGGAGAGGAACACCAAGACAACAGCCAGATATGCCATGAGCGACGGCAAGTTGCTGCTGATGGAGGGCGAAGACCAGACGGTCATGCAGAAGATGGATGACGCAAAGGCTAAGGACTTTGATGCGTGGAACAGGAAGGAAAACCTGGTCAATGTGCCACAGCCTGCCCGCTACACCGTCTTTGTCTATGGCAATGCGGGAGGCACCATGGATAAGATTATTGAGTATGGCTTCTGGGAGAAGATACAGCCGCTGCTCACGGACCACAACAACGTCCGTGTGGTCTGCTTCTACAAATATGGCAAGGAAAAGTCCGAGGATGGCAAAGACTTTACAGGTAAGTATGCCGACCCGGGTGACATCGTATGGTTCGATCTGAACGACACGACCAAACTGGAGAATATTCGTAACGGAGGACTTCGGGCGCTGGGGTATGAAAAGGAGGCCCAGGAACTGAAACTGTGCGACCCCACGACCGTCAGCGCGTTCATCCAGATCAGCAGTCTGGTGTGTCCTGCCGAGCAGTATGTGTTCAGCATCTGGGGACATGGCAGCGGACTAAGCCCCATGGCCGATGTCCCCGGCAAATACAAAGCCCCCGCCGCTGCACCTGCTACCCGAGGGGTCATTGGCGATGAGTGGAATGAACATGAAGAGCTGGATATGTATGAACTGAGTACCGCCATCCGTTCCGCAGGCTTGAACCGGCTGAACACCATCTTCTTCCACAACTGCCTGATGGGCAACATGGAGACGCTGACCGAGCTGCGCGGCCTGTCCGACTACATTGTGGCCTCGGCACACCTGCTTGTGAGCGAGGGCGAACTGCTCACGGAATACGTCCGCGGACTGCTGGAGAAGGGGAATACCGAGGATGCCATCGCACAGATGTTTGAGCGCGTGCATCCGAAATGGGAACAGTCCTATCACGGTTTTAATGACGAAGACGATGGGAGTAAGACAGAGTACTGGTACAACGGCGACTACAAACTCATCCGTACCGCCAAGCTCGATGCCATTATCAGTGCCGCCAAGCGCCTCGCAGACAGGCTCCTTGCACTCTACCCCACACAGAAGGATGCCATCGACAAGGCCACCAAGGAGGTGTATCGGTTCCATACCCTCATTCTAGATTACTTGTCCCCCAATCAGCGTTCCCTGTTAACCTACGTGAATCCCTTTGTCGATCTGGCAGACTATGCACATTGGTTGGCAAAAGAGACTGGCGACACAGAAATGGCTGCCATCTCTGCCGATCTGGACAAAGCCTTCAGCGAAGCCTTCGTCCACTATGCCGACGTCAACACGAACGAACAGCATCTGGACCACTACACACTGAGCATCTGCCTGACCAACAACAACTTTTACACGGCAGATGCCGCCGAATTGCCTCTTGTTGATTATTTTGTTCCCAATCATCTGTGCAATTTCGACCAAGGCTACGAGCAGACCACATTCCACAAACTGACGGGATGGGGCAACTGGCTACGCACCAACCAGCAACTGCTTTGGGGCAATCCCACAAGCGACGGCGGTGGTCCGCTCAAGTGA
- a CDS encoding DUF1599 domain-containing protein codes for MDKFEKTNAQFEEAVAECRSLFEKKLHDYGASWRILRPSSLTDQLFIKAKRIRQLETTGLSLVGEGIRPEFIGLVNYGIVGLIQLEKGCADTVDITPQEAMKLYDEHAREALELMKRKNHDYDEAWRDMRVSSYTDLILTKIQRIKEMEDLKEGTLVSEGIDANYMDIINYSVFALIKL; via the coding sequence ATGGATAAGTTTGAGAAGACAAACGCTCAGTTCGAAGAAGCCGTGGCCGAATGCCGCTCGCTGTTCGAGAAGAAGCTGCATGACTATGGGGCTTCATGGCGCATTCTGCGTCCTTCTTCGCTCACCGACCAGTTATTCATCAAGGCAAAACGCATACGCCAGTTGGAAACAACGGGCCTCTCGCTCGTGGGCGAAGGCATAAGGCCTGAATTTATCGGACTGGTGAACTACGGCATTGTAGGACTGATACAATTGGAGAAAGGCTGTGCCGACACGGTGGATATTACACCGCAGGAGGCAATGAAACTATATGACGAGCACGCCCGCGAGGCATTGGAACTGATGAAGCGCAAGAACCACGACTACGACGAAGCGTGGCGCGACATGCGCGTGAGCAGTTATACCGACTTGATACTGACCAAAATTCAGCGCATCAAGGAGATGGAGGACCTGAAAGAAGGTACACTCGTCAGCGAAGGTATTGACGCCAATTATATGGACATCATCAACTATTCGGTGTTCGCACTGATCAAGCTGTAA
- the tpiA gene encoding triose-phosphate isomerase, with amino-acid sequence MKKIAVNICRLLLASVFIFSGFTKAIDPLGTQYKIEDYLQAMHLGGLLPSIATLGASVLMAVIEFCLGIFMLFAIRRRFTSQMMVLMMALMTPLTLWLALANPISDCGCFGDAIVLTNWQTLLKNIVLLGAAIVVMCWPKEMFRFVTEANQWLVINYTPLFVIGLSTVCLYYLPLFDFRPYHVGTDLRQGWQQMMEGEESPYADFFIERTDDGSDITEEVLNDSGYVFLLIAPYLEGADDSRLDLLNELYEYAQEHNYPFYGMTASGERAINRWRDMTGAEYDFCQTDGTVLKTIIRSNPGLLLLKDGVIIRKWSHNDLPVIEEEQTALQLEEMEIGQMPEDSLPGKMLQLLMWFVLPLTILVVADRTWTLTIINPYNKKKKMRKKIVAGNWKMNMNLQDGIALAKELNETLKADKPNCGVVICTPFIHLASIAQFLDQDIIGLGAENCADKEKGAFTGEVSAEMVKSTGAQYVILGHSERREYYKETPEILKEKVLLAQKNGLKVIFCIGESLAEREAGKQNEVVKAELEGSVFNLSEEDFRKIVIAYEPIWAIGTGKTATAEQAEEIHAYIRSIIAEKYGQAVADDTTILYGGSCKASNAPELFAKPDIDGGLIGGASLKCADFKGIIDAWKK; translated from the coding sequence GTGAAGAAAATAGCCGTCAACATCTGCCGACTGCTGCTCGCCTCAGTGTTCATATTCTCCGGCTTTACCAAGGCCATCGACCCACTGGGCACGCAATATAAGATAGAAGACTATCTGCAGGCTATGCACTTGGGCGGACTGCTGCCTTCAATAGCCACGTTGGGCGCATCGGTACTGATGGCCGTTATAGAGTTCTGCCTGGGTATCTTCATGCTGTTTGCCATTCGCCGGCGGTTCACATCGCAGATGATGGTGCTCATGATGGCCCTGATGACTCCACTGACGCTGTGGCTGGCGCTGGCCAATCCTATCAGCGACTGCGGATGTTTTGGCGATGCAATAGTGCTGACCAATTGGCAGACGCTACTGAAGAATATAGTACTGCTGGGCGCCGCAATCGTGGTGATGTGCTGGCCGAAAGAGATGTTTCGCTTTGTGACAGAGGCCAATCAGTGGTTGGTAATCAACTACACACCACTGTTTGTCATAGGACTCTCAACGGTATGCCTGTACTACCTCCCACTGTTTGATTTCCGTCCCTACCACGTGGGAACCGACCTCAGACAGGGCTGGCAACAGATGATGGAAGGCGAAGAGTCGCCCTATGCCGACTTCTTCATAGAGCGGACCGACGACGGGAGCGATATCACCGAAGAGGTGCTGAACGACTCGGGCTATGTGTTCCTGTTGATAGCACCCTATCTGGAAGGAGCCGACGACTCGCGACTGGACTTGTTAAACGAGCTCTACGAATATGCCCAGGAGCACAACTATCCGTTCTACGGAATGACTGCCAGTGGCGAGCGAGCCATAAACAGATGGCGCGACATGACGGGAGCAGAATATGACTTCTGCCAGACAGACGGCACGGTGCTGAAGACCATCATACGCAGTAACCCCGGTCTGCTGCTGCTGAAAGACGGCGTCATCATCAGAAAATGGAGCCACAACGACCTGCCGGTAATAGAAGAGGAACAGACTGCCCTTCAACTGGAGGAGATGGAGATAGGACAGATGCCGGAAGACAGCCTACCAGGCAAGATGCTCCAGTTGCTAATGTGGTTTGTGCTGCCACTCACCATCCTCGTAGTGGCCGACCGCACATGGACACTGACTATTATTAACCCTTATAATAAAAAGAAAAAAATGAGAAAGAAAATTGTAGCAGGAAACTGGAAGATGAACATGAATCTCCAGGACGGTATTGCTCTTGCAAAGGAGCTGAACGAGACTCTGAAGGCTGACAAGCCCAACTGTGGTGTAGTAATCTGCACTCCATTCATCCACCTTGCTTCTATCGCACAGTTCCTCGACCAGGACATCATCGGTCTGGGTGCTGAGAACTGCGCTGACAAGGAGAAGGGCGCTTTCACCGGCGAGGTTAGCGCTGAGATGGTAAAGAGCACTGGTGCTCAGTACGTGATTCTGGGCCACTCAGAGCGTCGTGAGTACTACAAGGAGACTCCCGAGATCCTGAAAGAGAAGGTACTGCTGGCTCAGAAGAACGGTCTGAAGGTAATCTTCTGCATCGGTGAGAGCCTGGCAGAGCGCGAGGCCGGCAAGCAGAACGAGGTAGTAAAGGCCGAGCTCGAGGGTTCAGTATTCAACCTCTCTGAAGAGGACTTCCGCAAGATCGTGATCGCCTACGAGCCAATCTGGGCTATCGGTACTGGCAAGACCGCTACCGCTGAGCAGGCTGAAGAGATTCACGCTTATATCCGCAGCATCATCGCCGAGAAGTATGGTCAGGCTGTTGCCGACGACACAACTATCCTCTACGGTGGTTCTTGCAAGGCTTCAAACGCTCCTGAGTTGTTCGCCAAGCCCGACATCG